The segment CACCACAGCTCTTTGAACACTAAATAGAACACAGGTTTtagctatatattaaaaaaaaattacacttgcatCTTTTAAATCAAGATTGTATATACTTTAATTAATCAGTGTTTACTATTTTTTGAAGTTTGTcagagtgagatatatatatatccatatacaaaACATAaagaaactaataaaaaaaaacacagcacttTTTAATATTCTTGTGTGGAATCAAATCAAGGCTTATCTTTTTTATTAGATGTTATAATTGTTCAAAGGATACTTgtgcaatatacattgatacatttaATTACCTTAAACCCCTACAGCTACTCCTGGCTGGGATGAAAATGCTGGATTACGATCTATAGGTCTACTAGTTAACGCATCATGAACGTACTAATCAATAGCACTATCTgatatttacttaaagggccataatacccaaatgtttaaacacttgaaagtgatgcagcatagctgtaaaaagctgactagaaaatatcacctgaacatctctatgtaaaaaagaaagatattttacctcaaaagtttctcagtagccacatcccattgtaaaggacttctaagcaacaaatcagtatgtctgttccgggacagcggaaggagcgagcttttgtgcactctcatcttatttccctattcagtgtaaggaagtttacaatgaaatctcatgagagttaagtgaaatctcatgagatcatagtaaaagagttcatgacctcagcactgctgatgctgattggctgctgttcatttcttcattattattttttttacctgcagctgagcagcagctgagtataactttttacacagaacttactctgctgagctgagaaaattgtgaggtaaaatatcttccttttttacatagagatgctcaggtgatattttcctgcatcagtttcaagtgatttagaatatgagtattatgtccctttaatgcaaggcaaatatatatttaacataaaaatgtgttaattaaagggacagtcaagtaaaaaaaaaactttcatgatttaaatagggcatgtaatttttaacaactttcccatttacttttattaataattgtgctttgttctcttggtattcttagttgaaatctaaacctaggaggttcttatgctaatttcttagaccttgaaggccgcctctaatctgaaagcatgttgacagtttttcaccactagagggcgttagttcatgtgtttcatataaataacattgagctcaggcatgtgaagctcctaggagtcagcattgattggctaaaaatgcaagtctgtcaaaagatctgaaataaaggggcagtttgcagaggcttagatacaaggtaatcacagaggtgaaaagtgtattcatataactgtgttggttatgcaaaactggggaatgggtaataaagggattatctacctttttaaacaacaaaaattctggtgtttactgtccctttaagaaaaccctATGAAAGTTGATGCTGAgattatgaggccgaattatcaaatgtctgtcggacctgatccgacagtgcggatcaggtccgacagacatcgctgaatgcaatacactctccatattcagcattgcaccagcagctcacaagagctactggtgcaacgccgcccccctgcagactcgcggttaatgggccgccagcagggaggtgtcattcaacccgatcgtactcgatcgggttgaattgtggcgattcctgtccgcctcatcagagcaggtggacaggattatggagcagcggtcttgaaacACGGggtctcaagctccattcggagcttgatagataggccctgatGCCTTAAAAAACTTTTTATAATATCTGTCTACAGAAATATCAATACATATTGGTCCAGAGATCTCTTGGACTTATAAGTATATTGCCAAGTCAAACCTATTAGTATATGCTAATAAGAACAAATGTTTGTAACCATATATTTAATAAGCTTTCAATTTACATGTAAAAACTTATCATTTCAGTACTGTATAAACATAAAACCAATTCCTAAAACATATCAATTTAATGAGATTTTCAAGTGTATCACACTTCCGCTAGTATATCATcatgcacattagtgtgttataagAGGTATTCAAACTTAAGCATCTGATAAAACTTCGAAATACACTACCTGCGACCTTATATTATATCTGTCTAAATGTCAAGTACAACCAATTATAAGCTGGGGAATGTACAGGATGTCCATAAGTGAATATATGTTTGTGCATTTTTATGGAGGCATTAaaattactttttatatatgtacCAGAGATTAATCACTGTATTGTGTTAAAGAACTGCATGCCAAACaatggttttaaaataatttaaaactgtttttgttttattagcaACATTTGTGTTGTTTTGCAATCCAGTGACACACCCCTAGAAAAGCCTTTTaagtgttgtttatcttatctccttctGTGTAGCCATTTAGGGAGAGATGTAAATGGAATCTTGCACTGATCAAACAAACCGCCATAAAGTATGTAGCAGGTCAGGGTTTTAAATTCCATGCACTGCGCATCATCCTCTCTACAAGAAAAGcggctaaataaataataaaagtgcattgcaATCTTTTTCTCTATGCAAAATTCAATTTTATGGGGAATTAAAATTCTGAATTTACTGTACTTTAAATAGTGAGCGCAAATGGTAACAGCTACATCATTGGATTGAAACATATCCTGAGGTATATGTGGTGTAAATTATGCATTATATAAGGCTGCATCTCCTGACACAGATATCAAAAGCTGACCACTATGACAATGGAGCTTTCTCATTGGCTATTAATAAAGTTTGAGAAGGAGACACTCCTATAAATCACAATATATCtctttagaaataaatattaagaTCATGCAGTTTACCTTACTCCAATTCCCTACTGTCCATGATGCACAAGGCCTCAGATAACAACGGCGAGCTGGTGCAGGCTTTGTCTCAGGATCACAGTAATCTTTGTTTTCTGCTTTGCAGGAAACAGAACGCCACATTGCACCCAGACCGCAGGAGGTGGAGCACTAGGACAAAGATGCAGTAAACATATGTCATAGCACATCTCAAAGTACACTTCAAAGACACTGCATCTGCTATGCATCCTAGAGCAAACAATATACTCTACAATGTATCACCTACTACCCAGAACATAATGTAGGTTATGCAATCTGGAACCAATCTGCACAACATATGCTATTAAATGTAttacttaaaggcataattaaACATATATCTCATCAGAATCTGACATAGTCAAGTCTTTCCATAGACTACATGTTACACTCACCTCACTCCAGTTTCCAACTTCCCAGTAACTTTTCTGTGATTCCTTGCTTTCCAGTGATGGGAGTTGCTGCCAAGTGATAGGAGCTGTTGATGTTGTAATTGTAGAGGCAGTAATCGTACTTGTCGATTCCCCAGTATTTGTTGCACTGACATCGGTAAGAGAGCCTCCTTCCATTTTGACATTTAACAATTGGGCATTAACTGAGACTGTATTTACAGATGATGTGGCATAGGGAACTATGTGAACCATGTTATCTAGTTCTGATAATGTTGAGGGCAGGTTGTACAAGAGGTCTTCTGGTAATGCAGTTGTTATATCAACATTTGGAATTTTAGCATTTTCAATGATGGATGATGGAAAATGCCTCAATAAATCTGGGGATAGATCCTGAGTAGtggccacattttttttatttgctgtgaGATCATGTGGCAAAGGAAGTGTATAGTCTTCTACTTGAATTTCTGATACATTTTCTTGAAGTGATGATTCTGTTAAAAGATCATCATTTTTATGATCTTGCGATGAATCAGTTGCTGAATATGTTACAAGAGCATGTGCTGGATCAAGTGAAGGGTTTAGTGTTGAGTACGGTAAAGACCTATGTGATAAGTCTGTTGAGGATCCAGGTGCTGGGTATGGCAAAATATATTGTGGTGGAACTGGTAAAGAACCAGCAGTTGGATATGATGTAGGATTCTCAGTAGGTTCTGCTGAAGAGAGTAATGCTAAACCTGAATGGCTATTGGGTAAGGATTGTTCTGTGGCAAGGTGTACTACATCCTGTGGGGCATCAGAAATGGCATGAGGCAATCCATCCTCTGCTAATTCCAGTGATGGATCTTGAGATATTCTATAGATGGAGATATCTGGAAAGTTACTAATTAAAAGTGTAGGGGATATTTCTGAAGAAATACTCTCAGTAGTAGGTATCAATTGGTTTTGGTACCATTGAGTGGTTGCCTTGTTTGACTTGACCAATCCTTTTTGGTCCTTATCTGGATGAGACAATATTGTTATATTTGCAGGATCTGTTACAAGAAGTGTTGCTTCTGTACTGGGCGTTAAAATATTCTTAATGACAGTTTTAGCTATAGTACTGATAGAGTTACTTGGTGTCTGATGCTGACCACTAACGATGAATATGTCCATTGGCCTGGTTACTGCAGGGTTTTGAGGAGTTGCTGTAATATCTTTTATGGGTTCCGTGCTTCTGTCATCCTGCCTTTCATTCTTCTTCTCCAACTCTTTCTCAGTTGGTGGCACCTGTGTAAGAAGCTCTTTCCCTTGTGGCTCCAATTTGCTACCCAACTTAATATCATTGTCCTCCAAAGGGTCATAGCTCAAATCCTCATGAAAATTGATAAAATTGTAGTCATAGTAGAAATCATCAACAATTGCTCGTCCATCTTTTGCCTGTCCTCCTTCACCATGGCTGGAAAAATCAGCTTCTGAAATTGTGTTGTCTTCTTGAGAGTGTAAAAACCCTGAAGGAATTTGCAATTTGTCTAGAAGGATTTCATTAATCTCCTTGCTGGAACCTCCACTTCCAGTCCAGTCAATTGTACTAAAAATTTGTGGCTGGCATGAGGTTAGCTGACATGTACGCTTAGTGTCGGGCCGTTCTGAAGGGTCACACACCATTTGTTCTGTACCATTGATGCAATAAACGTTCCGGAGCTGCACTCCCTCACCGCATGATGCCGAACACTGCAAAGGGGAAGTTTTTAGAGAtttaaaaaggaaaggaaaaaatggCCATACTATAATTTTACATTTTGCACCTGACTACATTGTTGGGACTTATTGTCAACACTTGGAACTATGAGgcctaattatcaagctccgaatggagcttgatgcccctgtttccacgcaagccttcaggctcgaccagaaacagaagttatgaggcagtggtctaaagactgctgctccataacttgtccgcctgctctgaggctgcggacatcaatccgcccgatcctatacgatcgggctgattgacacccctgctagcggccggttggccgtgaatctgcagggggcggcattgcacaagcagttcacaagaactgcttgtgcaatgataaatgccgacagcgtatgctgtcagcatttatcgatgtgcggcggaaatgatacactacattgtatcatgtccgtctgcactttaataaattggcccctgagATTGTAAGTGCTGCTCAAACTGTATTTTAGCCATTTAAAGTACATGTTCAGCAGTGAGGATATCCACTCTGTGTTTTTTATCTCAAGATGTCACATGAGTTTTTTGCAAATAATAATTAACTATTAAACACATATAGTGTGTAACTTTACCATTCTTTGAAGGGGTGCTATGGTAAACACCTCTTTTTttctttgatgtgtttttttttaattctgcttGTAAGCATCATAATTAGTGTTCATTAAGTAATTATCTATATCTGATGTACCATTGAAATTTCCTTTTTTTGGAAAAATaaaatcttctaatttgtttttattactAGTGTCCCTCAGTCAAGGGGAGCATGGcaaatgattggtggctacatttatagcTCACGCCGCACTACCTGcccgcttgaccctatcccttcccatctaataccctccctgtcttccaccctcactcctgatCGTACTGACATCTTCAACCTATATCTCTCTAGCtactcattcccatcttctttcaaacatgcaaaagtcactcccatacttaaaaaccctccctcaaccctaattctcctgaaagctaccgccccatatcactgcttccactaacatcaaaactccttgaaaaactagtttacaatcatcTAACCCACtccctgtccaccaactccttgcttgaccccttgcaatctggattccaccccaaacactcaactgagactgcccttaccaaggttactaacgaatcgatcttctctctgctaaaaatattggccactactctatactcatcttacttgacctctcagctgccttcgatacagttgaccaccccctcctcctacagacccttagctcttttggcctctgtgacactgctttttcttggattcactcctatctttctcacaggtctttttctatgtcatttgccggcaactcctcctctccaatcatgtccgacaggcctttcataaataggtccccaagtccgctgcctcagagttacacttgactcaaatatatccttcgtcccccacatccaatcgctttctacatcctgccgcaaccacctacgcaatatttccaagattcgcccttttctgagagctaacaccacaaagcaaataatccactcccttgttatttcccgacttgactactgcaataacctacttactagccttcctctttcccacttctccccccttcaatccatcctaaatgcctctgccaggctaatccacctttcccgtcactctgtatctgctgcacctgtctgcgagtcccttcattggctccccattcacagaagaattaaattaaaaattctcacccttacatacaaagctctcaccaacgctgctccccactatctatcctctctaataaacaagtatactccagcccgcccactaagatccaacaatgacctgctccttgcatcttcggctatcacctcttcccatgctagactgcaggacttctgtcgtgcagcacctaccttctggaacactctcccttgtgctgttagactttgccctaatctttcttcctttaaatgctccctgaatacttttttgttcagagaagcctaccaatttcacttacctaacaacatttccctcatttaACTCTGCATTAACCtcattctcaatcttgcagtcctcacctcctgtttgtcaacctcctacccttctagattgtaagttcccacgggaatagggcccttaattcctcctgtatgtgtttgtaaattttgtcctgtctcttacaagttttatatcattgttttatttaaatgaattatgcccatggacagtgctgcggaatatgttggcacttcataaataaagtataataataataatatgctgttcCTAATTGGTTCAACAGTCTTGAACTGCTCAAGAGCAAGGGGCactagtatttaaaataaaatgctgaaACAAATAAgatcattttacattttttttgtaattaaaatgttcatttaaagaattttaaaaaaatcagaagGTGAAGTAATGTTTCAGGTAATCTTGTAGGAGTGTTTCTAAAATTTATAAATATCTTATCTTGTATTGACTGTAGGATTTTCATTAACTTTTCTATCCCATTTTTATATGCTCACCTGGCTCCAGTTGCCTTGGTGCCAGACAGCAGGACAGAGCACATTGTGGTTGCATGGAATATTGGCCTCTGGTTTGGGGATATGCTGGCACTCTGTGGGTTGCAGTGCTCGCTGCTCGTCAAGCCCCACACGTTGGATACATAGAACAGTTCTTTTCTGTTGACCATTTGGCCCACAAGTAGTGGTACACTGCTGCCATTCTCCCACCCACCATCTATAAAAGACATAAATCAAGTTTACAAAGTCATAGAGGAAGGGGTTGCCAATTTGAGCTCGAGAAGTAATGCTAATAAGCTAATCTCAAAGATTTGGTGTGTGTATCTACCTATCCATAAATCTAATGGGGAAGCTCATTCATGGAAAGCAACCAGACAGACGTTAATGAGCTCAGTATTGAGGAAATTTACCGGGGGGGACATGGCTCCTCATTACAGTTTCGCTGCTTGTCATCAGGTCTTGTAAGAAAGTCACAATATCTCTCTTCCACCAAGCCAGCCAGTTTCTCTACACAATGCACCAGCTGCCTTTGTATTCCTACAACAGATTAGGAATCAATGGAATGAagaaaaacacacatatattacacagaGTTAGAAAAAATATAACTATAGAATACCTATCAGGGGAAAAGTTACTCACCAGCAGAGAAAGTTGCTAGTCCATTGTCATTACTAATAATTTGGAAAAGTACTAATTTCCTACCCGTCCTCTGCATTTAGCAATGCATTTTTATAGATGAAGGATGTCCAACCTAAAGCCATAATTCCGCCCTCTGTGACATTGTATCCACCACTATTCCTCttcctatttatttttttgcaatacacAGTGCTACTCCTCTACTTTGCAAATGTTTCATTCCTGTCCTCACTGGTAACCCATGGAATATTTGTGTGACAGATTACATAGGTGTTTGGTTCTTACTTTGCAAACTAATCACTTATTTGAAATTTGCTTATATTAGTATATACGGAAGCCCTGTTTAGTAGAAATTCCTGGAATGAGAAAAAGAAATTACCAACCCTGTGAGGTAAATTCAGATTACATTTCTTCTTGGACACCCCTGGTTAAATGTGTTTGTGATTCCACAATTTATGAAGGACATGACAAGGTGAGATAATGAAACTATCTACACATTTAACGTTCAAATTCAGTGCCTTAAATTGTTTCTTGTTCTACAATCACCGGTTATTTGGTGGGGCTGCTCTCACCAGTTCCACAAGTTGCTGAACATCCAGTCCACGAGCCATAGCGCCAAGAGAAATCTGGAGGTTGGATCTCGTTGCTGCTGTCTGCATCCCTTCTGACAGTATACTGATAACGAACACCGGGATTTTTCTCCTGGAACAGCAGCTAAAGCCAAATTAATTGATTATTTGTTGATAATTGGGTACATTTGTAAAGTATTGTAGAGTATTTACGCACATTTATGTATTAAAGTGTAGGTGCTTAATGAGCTATATATCCAACCCGATTACCTGAATCCATACAGGCTCATATGTGGGTCCAGGTGCAGTGAGATTCTCCAGATTCCCAGTACGTGTGTACGTGAAGATTGTACCTGCAGCttgataatctccattccactgaatGGTCCATTTCCCATTTAGAAAATATGTCTCTGGGTCTTCACTGCGTAGAGCCAGGAAATTTCCAGCTTCCGCCACCTCCTCAATGCGTATCTCACGGGCACCAGGGGGTATGAGTCCAATATCCACATATCCTATAAAATTACATAGATGGATATCTAGGACTCCACTTTTGTTCTAAAAACTGATCATATAATGAATTCCTATAATCTAACAGTTTACCCCTTCCCCATTCACCCAGAACCTCACCTAATCCATCGCTGTCCTCAAATGTTTTGCTTACAGTGTGACAGGAGGATGCATCCCCATGACACACTCCACAGCGATCTTCAACCGCGTTGGAATCAATCTCATAGTCACAGCCAACATTCTGCATTAAAGTAGAGAAGCTTATAATGGCCAAAGGGACAGAAGGGCTGTAAGATGTCTTTGTACAGGTTGATCCATTACCACTGGAAGGAGAAAATAGTCTATGATCTGTTTTCTGAGAGTGTTTTAATAATAGATTCCCCCCAGGTTGGAAAGGTGTTTGAAAGTGATGCTCATATAAAAGACTTTAATCTACAGGAAATTAGAACAAGTTAATCAAGTGCCTCTATCAATACTGGAAGTCTATTAGTCCTCTTTTTCATGTGCTTGCAAGATGAAAGAGCTAAGTATACCTTGCATATACCATTGATACACAGGTCCCGACTTCTATTGCCTTCATAACATGGAGTACCATCAATCACAGCATCCAATAGCTTCTCTGAAAAGTATTCACCATCGGCTCTGCAGTGTAGCTCACATGGATTAACTATTTAAGACAAATAGGACCAAGGTTAAATCAGTTAGAAACCAAAAGATCAGTCTATGAAGAGCAAGAATAAACCAATGATACCCAAAACAACCCAAGTGTCCAATTGAATTATAAAACACAAATATTAGAGTTGTAAATATTCATACAGGTTTCTGTTGGGTTTTCAAATTATTAAAGGGCCAAGATAACCAATCTACCTAAAATATAACTGTTATTACAGGGGTACAAGAACAGTAGAAACTTTGAAGGGTTCCATTTTAGATGCAAATTCATTCTCTGGCTCTGATGATCAATACATCCTCAGACCCATGAGAAATGCCTTTATAACCTCACCAGTCTCACAATCTGTGGGTTTGGCAATATATTCAAACAAAGTGTGCTGACCCTCTCTGTTCCGACAagtgtgtctcccataggaaataataacgTCTGCCAACATTGCTAGTATTACATTCTGGAGCATATCAAATTGTTCATAAATAGTTGCTTTAGTCTATTTTGTCATTTAAATTAGCTGTGTTTGTTTGTTAAAATCCgcacctatactaaaaatatgaatagTTTAGTATTCTCTACAGAAAGGTTATGTAAACAAGAAGCAGCAAGCATCAACCAAGTTCCCAGTGGGGGTTGGAAGAAATAGGTAATAAAATATCCTTTTCAATTGATCGCTCAAAGTATTGGCTATTGTCTAAAGATAGAGAGTTAAAATAAGAAACCTTTAATGAAAAGAGAGGTAgatagaccactgctccttaacttctgaagcagcggacagcaatcagctcgatcgaatacaatcgggttgattgacatcccctgctagcggcctattagctgcgaatctgcagcggcggcattgcacaatcatttcactagaaatgtttgtgcaatgataaatgccgacagcgtatgctgtcgccatttatcggtgtgcggcggacatgatcctgcacattagtaaatcggcctctATGTGACTAAAAGACAAATGAGAATAATTATTTCAGatttttgaaaaacaatgaagTACTAAGCTGAGTAAGACCAGTAGAATGCCTAGTTGTGTATATGTAGAGGTATTTGGAGCAGAAAATGTAAGGTACTTATgcaactttacagatcactagttagaccatagggccgatttatcaatgtctggcagacatgatctgttgtagtggatcatgtccgccagatatcgataaatgccgacagcaaacactgtcggcatttatcattgcacaagcagttctggtgaattgcttgtgcaatgccaccccctgcagattcgcggccaaggggtgtcaatcaacctgattgcattcgcctcagaggtggcatatgagttaaggagcagcagtcttaagaccgctgcttcttaactcctgtttctgataaGCCTGAAGACTTGCACAGTACATGCCCGGCGCTTGCATAAGGCAGGCTTGGAAGCCGCCTTCATGCACCCATGTAGGGGGGTACAATCTTGGAGAAACAACACtgatatgttttttacattttttttttatttagtgcgcctattttattttcatttgctGCAGAGCACGCATTAAAGAAAAAGTGCAATTGCAGTTTCCCATTATCATATTCCTTAAGGGGCGCTGCCAGAAGTTTTTgactttattttcatttaaaaaaactcATGGCAGCCATCACAGCCAAGGGCTGAATAAATTTCATGACGGGGCCGGGCTATTGGCAATATGTTGCGCTGTGCAGTGCACAAAGTGTTGTCTGCCTGCCTGTGCCTCCTGGGGTAAAAAACGTAGTCTGCACATCAGTCTGTAGTTGGTTTGATGTATGTGACTTTGACGTGGAGACTGCAGAGCCAGGAGCCCAATGCTTGAGCTGAAGTGTCTAGCCCACGCTTTGGACACCGGGCCCCATCCAGCAATGCTAGTTAGTTCTAAAAcaggggttacatacatgatgtGCTGCCCTCCCTTACTCTGTGCTCCTTGGATGGCTGGGTGTTTCATTCTCAAGCTATATGAAGAATGGCACTGGTGTGTGTGTCCAGAGGGGAGAAGAACATATCAATATGGAGGTACCACTGTTTGatttacatttagctaccaatctgcaagcactgctcctaagcttacattcctgattttcaaatacagataccaagagaatgaaaaaaaattgataataggagtcaattagaaagttgcttaaaatgtcatgctctatctgaatcagttccctttaactagcaatgggatggtatgtaatcaggGGGGGTCGGCAAAATGTATCTTcgtctgtgtggccaaaaatcctagcaccagcccGGCGCGCGGAAACAATTACATTTTCCCTCAATACTGGCAGTGATAAATCGATCCCCATagcttgagtattgtgtgcagttttgGAGGCCATATaaccagaaggatataaataaactggaatctgtttaaccctttaaggacacagctttcagtttgctcaattgttttatgacggaaaaattccgtcatatgtccttaagaggttaattaatcTGTTTAATGTTGCCCTTTTTGGCTTAtgacttatcattaaagggacattaaactcatccTTTTAACTGAACAAAATCCAATAAATATGTATTAAGGAAAAACACCCTAAATGACCCAAATGTATTTGCACATCACAAATAAACCTAATTCTGCTAACATGTAACCAGACCGTGAAAGCTGTAGCATAAGAACATATGTAAGCAGCATAAAAATGTATGTATGCAGATTAAGATGAACAAAATAGAGGTTACAATTAAGAACTTTTTTCCAATTTCATAATGCttataatttgtaaaaaaatttgCTAAATGATTTCCAAATATACTTCTTTAGCAAAAAAGTTGGAAGGTCTGATTAGTTACTTACTGCTGTTATACACAGGGCTCCAGCGATGCTGCTTTCCTCTGTAGGGAACAGGGTTAAACTGAGCACACTGCAAGTGTCGGAACGAAGGAGTATCCAGTAGGCAGGCCCCAATATTGCACAAGCGGAATCTCTTTCGTTCTCCTAGACAGTAACGTCCTCCATATTTGGGGCTGCAAAGGTCAAAGGGTAACATTTAtgctttaaagtaaaaaataatttaaaggggcatttaaagggacataaaacaagttggaatagagacaaaatataataatatgtactttacctgcaaatgtatactgcagtgcctcaccattaaagggatagtaaacccaaaatttttttttacatctttcaaAACAACTTACTAAGTACTTTAATATTGCAAATAACATGTATTAGCCAATTTGAATAGTTTACCTTTATTTTCCTGACAAAATTATTATTGCTGCCAAACCCTTCAGGAACCTCATTATGCACAGCAAATTACTGTGTTCTACCTGAGTAGAAcaatcatggcggcccgcatgcgcatttCCTATCGATTCTGGCCCAGGCATGCGCAAATTTGATCTTTCTGTGTCAGCTGGCGCAGCATCATCCCTACGCTG is part of the Bombina bombina isolate aBomBom1 chromosome 6, aBomBom1.pri, whole genome shotgun sequence genome and harbors:
- the ADAMTS7 gene encoding A disintegrin and metalloproteinase with thrombospondin motifs 7 isoform X1, which translates into the protein MTPEPWLLLTSKMLLPLVLFCIVPLDVAPLVSDLPLSFSLESDIVHPIRVDEHGSFLTFDLSPRIVKKRGVSHHKPTSTFYEISFQGMELTFNLSQNNQLLAPGYVTEWRSGGIQEARIQSKQHSPCHLMGNVQTENQFVGNAAISICNGLRGVFQMEHDDFMIEPVLTSVGSGEAMPHRIYRRHAAEPNIEEKAGNMSCGVKDNPNSQEKWERRRERWEQAKQRERRIRPRSISKEKWVETLVVADKKMVEYHGRDQVENYVLTIMNMVAGLFHDASIGNRINIVIVRLILLESEEEDLKITHHADNTLRSFCKWQKGVNMKGENQPLHHDVAVLLTRKDLCAAMNRPCETLGLSHVSGMCQPHRSCNINEDTGLPTAFTVTHELGHSFGVQHDGSGNDCEPQGKRPHIMSPQMLYDTSPLTWSHCSRDYITRFLDRGWGLCLDDPPSKELLNFPSVPPGVLYDLGHQCRLQYGAQSSFCQDIDDVCNTLWCSVGSTCHSKLDAAVDGTTCGENKWCFNGDCVPVGHRHEPVDGMWSSWSMWSSCTRTCGAGVQSAERQCNSPTPKYGGRYCLGERKRFRLCNIGACLLDTPSFRHLQCAQFNPVPYRGKQHRWSPVYNSINPCELHCRADGEYFSEKLLDAVIDGTPCYEGNRSRDLCINGICKNVGCDYEIDSNAVEDRCGVCHGDASSCHTVSKTFEDSDGLGYVDIGLIPPGAREIRIEEVAEAGNFLALRSEDPETYFLNGKWTIQWNGDYQAAGTIFTYTRTGNLENLTAPGPTYEPVWIQLLFQEKNPGVRYQYTVRRDADSSNEIQPPDFSWRYGSWTGCSATCGTGIQRQLVHCVEKLAGLVEERYCDFLTRPDDKQRNCNEEPCPPRWWVGEWQQCTTTCGPNGQQKRTVLCIQRVGLDEQRALQPTECQHIPKPEANIPCNHNVLCPAVWHQGNWSQCSASCGEGVQLRNVYCINGTEQMVCDPSERPDTKRTCQLTSCQPQIFSTIDWTGSGGSSKEINEILLDKLQIPSGFLHSQEDNTISEADFSSHGEGGQAKDGRAIVDDFYYDYNFINFHEDLSYDPLEDNDIKLGSKLEPQGKELLTQVPPTEKELEKKNERQDDRSTEPIKDITATPQNPAVTRPMDIFIVSGQHQTPSNSISTIAKTVIKNILTPSTEATLLVTDPANITILSHPDKDQKGLVKSNKATTQWYQNQLIPTTESISSEISPTLLISNFPDISIYRISQDPSLELAEDGLPHAISDAPQDVVHLATEQSLPNSHSGLALLSSAEPTENPTSYPTAGSLPVPPQYILPYPAPGSSTDLSHRSLPYSTLNPSLDPAHALVTYSATDSSQDHKNDDLLTESSLQENVSEIQVEDYTLPLPHDLTANKKNVATTQDLSPDLLRHFPSSIIENAKIPNVDITTALPEDLLYNLPSTLSELDNMVHIVPYATSSVNTVSVNAQLLNVKMEGGSLTDVSATNTGESTSTITASTITTSTAPITWQQLPSLESKESQKSYWEVGNWSECSTSCGLGAMWRSVSCKAENKDYCDPETKPAPARRCYLRPCASWTVGNWSKCSKSCGAGIKMRDVQCVDTRGKKLLRPFHCQNTSYKPLAQIPCYEQQCMEWYVSSWRECSEECGGGMQHRLVTCPQTGQCNENLKPNSSRSCNEHPCTTWAVGPWGQCTASCGGGIQRRQVKCLNTRTGATEEDNSLCDHKPWPENVQKCNPQECQLHNTSNTCFRDRLTFRFCHILRILGRCSLPTVQAQCCQTCQSEVHSPREHSNQRLSRR